The following are encoded in a window of Roseivirga misakiensis genomic DNA:
- a CDS encoding class I SAM-dependent methyltransferase, whose amino-acid sequence MELTFGTAQVFTSTRLKKYPVLANIFKSTFGYSNIGNYARFTVFRKLVNSIELPESGSVLDLGTGYGEYALSLAEALPKAKLHALDIDKQRINTVKSAIDRLGINNISTYNSSVEATDLEQLDFIFTIDVFEHILPEEMPFSTCYDKLKPGGYFLVKIPNKDQKTILPEQLFEDHHEWLEDEHIGQIYDLEGLKARFKSHGFKIIHASYSDGWLSRFGWEAAYLGKKAGLLGQLITLPFAKGLIHLDRIVHQNKWGNAIQVIGQKPQS is encoded by the coding sequence ATGGAATTAACTTTTGGTACAGCGCAGGTATTCACTAGCACGAGACTTAAAAAGTACCCTGTTCTGGCGAATATTTTTAAGAGTACATTCGGCTATTCCAATATCGGGAACTATGCGCGTTTCACAGTTTTCAGGAAACTTGTGAATAGCATTGAATTACCTGAAAGCGGGAGCGTTTTGGATTTGGGAACCGGATATGGAGAATACGCCCTGAGCTTAGCCGAAGCATTGCCTAAAGCTAAACTGCATGCTTTAGACATCGATAAACAACGAATCAATACTGTTAAATCAGCCATTGATCGATTAGGTATCAACAACATTTCCACCTATAACTCCAGCGTTGAAGCAACGGATTTAGAGCAACTCGATTTTATATTCACAATAGACGTTTTCGAGCATATTTTACCTGAAGAAATGCCATTTTCAACTTGTTATGATAAACTCAAACCAGGTGGCTATTTCTTGGTGAAAATCCCTAACAAGGATCAAAAAACAATTCTTCCAGAACAATTATTTGAAGATCATCATGAGTGGCTCGAGGATGAACATATTGGTCAAATTTATGACCTGGAAGGCTTAAAAGCGCGTTTCAAGTCACATGGATTCAAAATTATTCACGCCTCTTACTCCGACGGTTGGCTTTCACGCTTTGGCTGGGAAGCAGCATATTTAGGGAAGAAAGCCGGGTTACTCGGCCAGCTTATCACCCTGCCTTTTGCCAAAGGATTAATTCACTTAGATAGAATCGTTCACCAAAATAAATGGGGGAACGCCATTCAAGTTATTGGACAAAAACCACAATCATGA
- a CDS encoding glycosyltransferase family 4 protein: MNQSQLNILLICKTLPWQFKGGIQTHTWQLAKALTEKGHRVSILSGGAYRSKESRLVKEGIEITSLPYFPGRYIKPISYLAEEFSFNWTAKNWIHENHEGFDIIHSQGRSGYLLFLVKEVHHKLVNTVHGLIDLENQNRPWYAINRNLHTTVTKWIEKRLLYATRLNISVSKSLKDQVQNLRVNKPLEIIPNGVAAKHITAKDVANTAKRFLFIGRLHPVKGVSKIVEQMAYGSSDISLDIIGLGHEFDKISVLIKEYGLENQVRLLGERSNEEIHRLIPNYQALILPSHYETQGIVLLEANAHAIPVIASDIPAIRETVTDRRNGILCQANKPQEFINAMEFMAKNPSIAERMGRVGQSNVLKQYTWSQIAENTIQAYNKIAS; encoded by the coding sequence ATGAACCAAAGTCAATTGAATATCTTACTGATTTGCAAAACACTTCCTTGGCAATTCAAAGGTGGAATTCAAACCCACACTTGGCAGTTGGCCAAGGCACTGACTGAGAAAGGACACCGTGTTTCAATACTTAGTGGCGGAGCGTATCGAAGCAAAGAGAGCCGTTTGGTAAAAGAGGGCATAGAAATAACTAGCCTGCCTTACTTTCCTGGTAGATACATAAAACCGATAAGTTATTTGGCTGAAGAATTCTCTTTCAACTGGACGGCGAAAAACTGGATACACGAAAACCATGAAGGTTTTGACATCATACATAGTCAAGGGCGAAGTGGATACCTCCTATTTTTAGTAAAAGAGGTGCATCACAAACTAGTCAACACGGTTCATGGGCTCATTGATCTTGAAAACCAGAACAGACCATGGTATGCCATTAATCGTAATCTACACACGACGGTTACCAAATGGATTGAAAAGCGGCTCCTCTATGCCACCAGACTTAACATTTCAGTAAGTAAATCGCTAAAGGATCAGGTGCAAAACCTACGTGTGAATAAACCTTTAGAGATTATACCAAATGGTGTTGCAGCAAAGCACATTACGGCTAAAGACGTCGCAAATACTGCGAAAAGGTTTCTCTTTATTGGTCGGCTTCACCCTGTTAAAGGCGTTAGTAAAATCGTTGAGCAAATGGCTTACGGTTCGAGTGATATTTCTTTAGACATCATCGGATTGGGTCATGAATTTGATAAAATCTCAGTTCTGATTAAGGAATATGGGCTCGAAAATCAGGTGAGGTTACTTGGTGAACGCTCTAATGAGGAGATTCATCGGCTTATCCCTAATTATCAAGCCCTAATACTTCCGAGTCATTATGAAACACAAGGTATAGTACTCCTAGAAGCCAATGCACATGCCATTCCTGTGATCGCTTCTGATATACCCGCTATAAGAGAAACTGTGACTGACAGACGCAATGGTATTCTATGTCAAGCGAACAAACCTCAAGAATTTATCAATGCCATGGAATTTATGGCCAAAAACCCATCCATTGCAGAGCGAATGGGACGCGTAGGACAGTCAAACGTATTGAAACAGTACACTTGGAGCCAGATCGCCGAAAACACAATCCAGGCTTACAATAAAATTGCAAGTTAA
- a CDS encoding glycosyltransferase produces the protein MSTITFIIATVIIAYLSASGCYHLLLAVASKRKAKPICKFDGRKRKMLVLVPAYQEDSVIIRSTKRNMNLRYKYPKTHFDYVVISDGLKESTNDKLSALGAEVLKVNFEKSTKVKSLQAAIAKYENAYEGVIILDADNVVNMNLLFKASHYLSCGFDAIQGLRAAANAQTSVALMDGLSEAANTEMLCKGANRLGFSSKLSGSGMVFDYHLFKSLIFQLEAIGGFDKELELALTKQGVHIKYAQDIIVFDEKVSNTQAFAKQRGRWLQAQYSFFFKSLKSALLSLSQGNMDHFHKVMQLALPPRVLAPMLLFCAIAYAILINSLALTTLSIFGLSATLTSYLMVLPSQELAKNTITILRSIPKLTWGAIRAIGFMKASKTQFLHTQHKLVSS, from the coding sequence ATGAGCACTATTACATTCATCATCGCAACAGTTATAATCGCCTACTTATCGGCTAGTGGCTGCTATCATCTATTACTCGCTGTGGCATCCAAAAGAAAAGCCAAACCCATCTGCAAATTTGATGGAAGGAAGAGAAAAATGTTGGTATTAGTTCCAGCCTATCAAGAAGACAGTGTCATTATAAGATCCACCAAACGTAACATGAATTTGAGGTACAAGTATCCTAAAACTCATTTCGATTATGTGGTGATCAGCGATGGCTTAAAGGAAAGTACCAACGACAAGCTTAGCGCTTTAGGCGCCGAGGTTTTAAAAGTAAACTTTGAAAAAAGCACTAAGGTGAAATCGCTACAGGCTGCCATAGCCAAGTATGAAAACGCCTATGAAGGTGTAATAATCTTGGACGCAGATAACGTGGTGAATATGAATTTGCTTTTCAAAGCGAGTCATTATTTAAGCTGTGGGTTTGATGCAATCCAAGGTCTGCGTGCTGCCGCTAATGCGCAAACATCAGTCGCCTTAATGGATGGTTTATCGGAGGCAGCCAATACCGAAATGTTGTGTAAGGGTGCTAATCGTTTGGGTTTTTCATCCAAACTATCAGGCTCAGGTATGGTCTTCGACTATCACCTGTTCAAGTCGCTCATCTTTCAACTAGAGGCAATTGGCGGATTCGACAAAGAGCTAGAGCTTGCACTCACGAAGCAAGGCGTGCATATTAAATACGCACAGGATATCATCGTATTTGATGAAAAAGTATCAAACACACAGGCTTTTGCCAAACAACGTGGAAGATGGCTACAAGCTCAATACAGCTTCTTCTTCAAATCACTTAAATCGGCATTACTATCCTTGAGCCAAGGGAATATGGATCATTTCCATAAAGTAATGCAGCTAGCCTTGCCCCCAAGAGTTTTAGCGCCAATGCTACTATTTTGCGCTATAGCATATGCTATTTTGATCAACTCATTGGCACTAACCACACTTTCTATTTTCGGTTTGAGCGCAACACTTACCTCCTATTTGATGGTCTTGCCAAGTCAGGAATTAGCAAAAAATACAATTACGATTTTGAGATCTATTCCAAAATTGACGTGGGGAGCTATTCGAGCAATCGGGTTTATGAAAGCTTCAAAAACTCAATTTCTACATACGCAACATAAACTAGTCAGCTCATGA
- a CDS encoding oligosaccharide flippase family protein — MLERIRNSKYLQHSIFSFGGQIAFLLSNFLLFVLLINKISQDLYGIWALYMTIVSIADAIRQGMVNNGLARLLIKSPQNKSLVNTGFCLNYGLIVLISTSAFIASLLWPNPSALIEILPHLWKTLLMLGTMQFISTLCQASFRFKDYLIVNLIYLGCLVLSIVFLNQTSETISLTEVIKAQLVSLVLPVAYFLYKSDLSLKIPKKSEFKRLLDFGKYSAGTNMLSILFHKADILMIAFFLDPVSVALFHFATKITNYAELPLHALSQVIYPRLSASYHTNNSNDLNKEYGLAIIRLLVCVIPITITVIMFNSQIINLLSSGEYMDSSQLIIVLSLGIVFKPWGRVFGLTLDAIGKPKINFNMLTISLMINISVNLLLIPIYGVIGAAIATTLSIIITTIIGQFRIKHYASIKPIKDVWQALRGQGSNLKSISWN, encoded by the coding sequence ATGTTAGAGCGAATTAGAAATAGTAAGTATTTACAGCACTCTATCTTTTCGTTTGGAGGCCAAATCGCCTTTTTGCTGTCAAATTTCTTGTTGTTTGTACTCTTGATAAATAAGATCAGCCAAGACCTTTATGGCATCTGGGCACTTTACATGACCATAGTTTCGATAGCCGATGCCATTCGACAAGGTATGGTGAATAATGGACTGGCGAGGCTTTTGATTAAATCACCCCAAAATAAGTCACTTGTCAACACTGGATTTTGCTTAAACTATGGACTCATTGTATTAATAAGCACTTCAGCATTCATCGCATCACTTCTCTGGCCAAACCCCTCAGCGTTAATAGAAATCTTGCCTCATCTATGGAAGACTCTGCTTATGTTGGGCACTATGCAATTCATTAGTACGCTTTGTCAAGCGAGTTTTCGGTTCAAGGATTACCTCATCGTGAATTTGATTTATTTGGGTTGCCTTGTTCTTTCTATTGTATTTCTAAATCAAACATCAGAGACTATAAGCTTAACAGAAGTCATAAAAGCTCAATTGGTATCCTTAGTATTACCCGTTGCTTACTTTCTATACAAAAGCGATTTATCTCTAAAAATCCCCAAGAAATCTGAATTCAAAAGACTACTTGACTTTGGCAAGTATTCAGCTGGCACAAACATGCTATCTATTCTATTTCATAAGGCGGATATACTTATGATCGCGTTTTTTCTAGATCCAGTTTCCGTAGCATTGTTTCATTTTGCAACAAAAATTACGAACTACGCCGAACTTCCCCTACATGCCTTGTCACAGGTCATTTATCCTAGGTTATCGGCAAGTTATCATACAAACAACTCCAACGATCTAAATAAAGAATATGGTCTAGCGATAATCAGGTTATTAGTATGCGTAATCCCAATAACCATTACAGTTATCATGTTCAACAGTCAAATCATAAACCTCTTATCATCAGGCGAATACATGGACTCTTCTCAACTCATTATAGTACTGAGTTTAGGCATTGTATTCAAGCCTTGGGGTAGAGTATTTGGGCTTACACTTGACGCAATCGGAAAGCCAAAAATCAACTTCAATATGTTAACAATTAGCTTGATGATTAACATCAGTGTCAATCTCTTGCTGATACCAATTTATGGAGTTATTGGGGCCGCGATCGCTACAACACTGAGCATTATTATCACGACCATTATTGGTCAATTTAGAATCAAACATTACGCTTCGATTAAACCAATTAAAGATGTTTGGCAGGCACTAAGAGGTCAAGGATCTAATTTAAAATCAATATCATGGAATTAA
- a CDS encoding glycosyltransferase family 2 protein, which yields MNTPKVSIITVNYKQPGVTCELLDSIRELTYPNLETIIIDNGQMGDDSHIFSMYLPDVKVINVSENSGFAKGNNIGLEAASGDFLLLLNNDTEIENGLIEGLLDTLKDQSIGAVSPVIKFFDNHEVQFAGFTEINPITGRNEIIRKPSQTKLSDTPYIHGAAVMISRRVLDDCGGLPEDYFLYYEELDWSRIIRSKGYTLKVLNTVSILHKESVSTGKNSPLKVYYQTRNRVHFMQKAGSGSSILFSVYFILISLPKNLITHFIKGEKEHARAFKKAFSHSIMEKRFGFQIF from the coding sequence ATGAATACGCCTAAAGTAAGCATTATCACGGTCAACTATAAGCAGCCTGGAGTCACTTGTGAATTACTAGATTCTATAAGAGAATTGACCTACCCTAACCTAGAAACGATTATTATCGATAATGGACAAATGGGAGATGATAGCCATATTTTCAGCATGTATCTACCCGATGTGAAAGTGATAAATGTGTCCGAGAATTCAGGCTTTGCCAAGGGCAATAATATAGGTCTGGAAGCTGCCAGTGGGGACTTTTTATTACTCTTAAACAATGACACTGAAATTGAAAATGGCCTAATTGAAGGCTTATTAGATACGCTTAAAGACCAGTCCATCGGTGCCGTAAGTCCGGTTATTAAATTCTTTGATAACCATGAGGTGCAGTTTGCGGGGTTTACAGAGATTAACCCTATTACAGGAAGAAACGAGATTATCCGCAAACCGTCTCAGACTAAACTATCAGACACTCCGTATATTCACGGTGCAGCCGTTATGATATCACGACGCGTGCTTGATGACTGCGGTGGTCTACCAGAAGACTACTTCCTTTATTACGAAGAGCTAGATTGGTCTAGAATCATAAGGTCTAAAGGGTATACTCTAAAGGTCTTGAACACGGTATCCATCTTGCATAAGGAGTCTGTTTCAACTGGAAAAAATAGTCCTTTAAAAGTCTATTACCAAACAAGAAACAGGGTGCATTTTATGCAAAAAGCTGGAAGCGGTTCATCAATTCTCTTCTCTGTTTATTTCATCCTCATCAGTCTACCAAAAAATCTAATCACGCATTTTATCAAAGGCGAAAAAGAGCACGCTAGGGCCTTTAAAAAGGCCTTTTCTCACAGTATCATGGAAAAAAGATTTGGATTTCAAATTTTCTAA